In Mustela erminea isolate mMusErm1 chromosome 8, mMusErm1.Pri, whole genome shotgun sequence, a genomic segment contains:
- the LOC116597680 gene encoding actin, muscle-like, with protein sequence MLLSVHRFTTIPAEQEIMCDIKKKLCYVTQDFEQEMATQPPAPPWRSCELIDGQAITISITIGSAALRSSSSLPSWTGILWHPQNTFNSNMKCDVDNHKDLKINIGLSGGTTVSPSIADEMQETTALSPNTMKIKIIAQPEYKYPVWIGGSIPASLSTFQQMRLRKQTGGRRVPPLHHPLQKPNT encoded by the coding sequence ATGCTGCTGAGTGTCCACAGGTTCACCaccatccctgctgagcaggaaatcATGTGTGACATCAAGAAGAAGCTGTGTTATGTCACCCAGGACTTTGAGCAGGAGATGGCCACCCAGCCTCCAGCTCCTCCCTGGAGAAGCTGTGAGCTGATAGATGGGCAGGCCATCACCATTAGCATCACCATCGGTTCTGCTGCCCTGAGGTCCTCTTCCAGTCTTCCTTCCTGGACAGGAATCCTGTGGCATCCTCAAAATACCTTCAACTCCAACATGAAGTGTGACGTTGACAACCACAAGGACCTCAAAATCAACATTGGGCTATCAGGGGGCACCACCGTGTCCCCCAGCATTGCTGATGAGATGCAAGAGACCACCGCCCTGTCGCCCAACACCATGAAGATCAAGATCATTGCACAGCCTGAGTACAAGTACCCTGTGTGGATTGGCGGCTCCATCCCAGCCTCGCTGTCCACCTTCCAGCAGATGCGGCTCAGGAAGCAAACAGGAGGACGACGAGTCCCACCCCTCCATCATCCACTGCAG